A stretch of Salarias fasciatus chromosome 23, fSalaFa1.1, whole genome shotgun sequence DNA encodes these proteins:
- the fkbp2 gene encoding peptidyl-prolyl cis-trans isomerase FKBP2, giving the protein MRAFLLLVVASLWLSPAAASGAEKKKLQIGIKKRVDNCPIRSRKGDVLNMHYTGKLEDGTEFDSSIPRDRPFTFTLGTGQVIKGWDQGLLGMCEGEKRKLVIPAELGYGDRGAPPKIPGGATLIFEVELLSIERRSDL; this is encoded by the coding sequence ATGCGggccttcctgctgctggtggtcgcGTCGCTGTGGCTGagcccggcggcggcgagcggagccgagaagaagaagctgcagatcGGGATCAAGAAGCGGGTCGACAACTGTCCCATCCGGTCCCGGAAGGGGGACGTGTTGAACATGCACTACACCGGCAAGCTGGAGGACGGAACCGAGTTCGACAGCAGCATCCCCCGCGACAGGCCCTTCACCTTCACCCTGGGCACCGGCCAGGTGATCAAAGGCTGGGACCAGGGCCTGCTGGGCATGTGCGAGGGCGAGAAGAGGAAGCTGGTCATCCCCGCCGAGCTGGGCTACGGAGACCGGGGGGCTCCGCCGAAGATCCCCGGAGGGGCCACGCTCATCTTcgaggtggagctgctgagcaTCGAGAGGAGATCCGATCTCTGA
- the ncbp2 gene encoding nuclear cap-binding protein subunit 2 yields MSAKLNALNSDSYIDISQYRDQHFKGNRYEQEKLLKQSNTLYVGNLSFYTTEEQVHELFSKSGDVKRIIIGLDKIKKTACGFCFVEYHTRADAEHAMRFINGTRLDDRIIRTDWDAGFKEGRQYGRGKSGGQVRDEYRQDYDPARGGYGKLAQQHRTTEVRNSF; encoded by the exons ATGTCTGCTAAATTAAACGCCTTGAATAGTGACTCTTACATCGACATTAGTCAGTACAGAGATCAACATTTTAAG ggtaaTCGCTATGAACAGGAAAAGCTCCTGAAGCAGAGCAACACTTTGTATGTAGGGAACCTGTCGTTCTACACCACAGAGGAGCAG GTACATGAGCTGTTTTCTAAAAGTGGAGATGTTAAGCGCATCATCATTGGTCTGGACAAAATCAAGAAGACTGCCTGTGGATTTTGCTTTGTAGA ATACCACACACGTGCAGATGCAGAACATGCGATGCGCTTCATCAACGGCACGCGGCTGGATGACCGTATCATCAGGACAGACTGGGACGCTGGCTTCAAGGAGGGTCGGCAGTATGGTCGAGGGAAATCTGGTGGACAG GTGAGAGATGAGTACAGACAAGACTACGACCCAGCCAGAGGCGGCTATGGTAAACTGGCTCAGCAGCACCGAACCACAGAGGTGCGCAATAGTTTCTAG
- the ncbp2as2 gene encoding uncharacterized protein NCBP2-AS2, producing the protein MLSRMLLSLINNLHVVEKLAESRPIRRAAQITAYAITKAQIAGRDASERVLRSQTLREVRKEAGRVPGDLGEINTKLRRVKDTFVNEVKEGWKDGSRQIKK; encoded by the coding sequence ATGTTGTCCCGCATGTTGCTGTCGCTCATCAACAACCTACACGTCGTCGAGAAGCTGGCAGAGTCTCGTCCGATCCGCAGAGCCGCTCAGATCACAGCCTACGCCATCACCAAGGCTCAGATCGCCGGCCGGGACGCCTCGGAGCGGGTCCTGCGCTCCCAGACGCTGCGGGAGGTGCGTAAGGAGGCCGGCAGGGTCCCCGGGGACCTGGGAGAGATCAACACCAAGCTCCGGAGGGTCAAAGACACGTTTGTGAACGAGGTGAAGGAGGGATGGAAGGACGGTTCCCGGCAGATCAAGAAGTGA